Part of the Ignavibacterium album JCM 16511 genome, GTAAACGGTGTGAAAGAAAAGGATGTTAATCTTGGAATTGCATCGGAGCTTGGAAAATTAATTCAATCTCAGATGAAGGATGTTAAAGTTGTCTTTACCCGGAAAGACGACACTTTCGTTGATTTATATAAACGCGGAAAAATTGCTAATGAAAAAAACGGAAAACTTTTTATTTCCATTCATTGCAATTCAACTCCTAAAAAACCTACAGATGCAAATGGTTTTGAAGTTTATCTTCTTCGTCCCGGAAGAACCAAAGAAGCAATTGCAATTGCTGAATTTGAAAACAGTGTAATTCAGTATGAAGAAAATCCTCAACGATATCAGAAACTGACAGACGAAAATTTTATTCTAGTTTCGATGGCTCAATCAGCTTATATGCGCTACTCAGAAAAATTTGCCGAGTTTCTGCACAACGAGTTTAGCAAGCATCCGAAGTTAAGCTCAAGAGGAGTTAAGCAGGCAGGATTTTATGTGTTAGTGGGTGCATCAATGCCGAATGTTTTAATTGAGAGTGGATTTCTTTCAAATTCTTCAGACGCAAAATATCTTGCTTCGAAAACCGGACAAAAAGAAATGGCGGCATATATATTCGAAGCGATTAAAAAATATCGTGATCATTACGAATCAGAAATGAAAGCAAATTAAAAAGAAAAGCCGGCTTTCACCGGCTTTCATTTAGAGCAACTAACTAACTATCCAACCATCATCTATCTGCTCAAAATCATTTTCTTTGTGGAAGAGAAGTTTGTACCATCAATGCCCGTTGCATCTATTCTGTAGAAATAAACACCACTTGAAAGATTGTCGGCTCTGAATTCAATTTGCTGATTACCTGCAGATAATCTTCCGTTAACTAAGGTTGCAATTTCCTGACCTAAAAGATTAAATACCTTCAGGCTTACATCAGAATCAGTTTTCAGATTGAAAGTAATCTGAGTACTTGGGTTAAACGGATTGGGGAAGTTCTGCTCTAAAGAAAATTCTTTTGGAGCGATAACAGATACTTCTACAACTTTTGAATATTCGAATGTACCATCAAAATCAACTTGTTTTAATCTGTAAGCATAGTTCCCGATTGGTAAATCAGAATCAGTGAAGGAATAATTCTGAATTTCTGTAGTTGTTCCTCTTCCGTTTACAAAACCAACTGTTACAAAATCTCCTTCTGAAGCTTTTCTCTGTACTTCAAAACCACGGTTATTTGTTTCAGTAACTGTAGTCCAATTTAACGATACACTTGTTCCGTTGACACTTGCAGTGAAGGAAGACAATTCAACAGGAACAACTCCCGGTACAAGCTGAACAACTGTTCCGTTTGCTAATGCTGCAAATAATCCGAATGGTGCCCCATTCTGATTTCCTGAAGGACTTAGAAATCCTGAAGCAAACACAGCCAAAGAACTTCCATTCAACCCGGAAAGAGGAGCTATGAAAGAACCAACTAATGTAGTTCCATCTGCAAGGTAAAGATCTAATGTATAGTCACCAGCAGGAACAGTAAAGTAAGGAGTAATATCTCCATAAGCTGCATCATTGACGAGAACGAGGTTACCGGCTTCTCTTGCTTTTACATCTACAGTCGGTGCATCAGTAGAGCCGTGTAATACAAAAATGTCAACTCCACTGCCAACAGCAGTTTCTCTTGCCTGAGGTTTTACAAACAATGTAAATGCAGTTGATCTTCCGTCAGGGTTTGGTAAATAAGAACCGGGATTAAGAACACCATTTGCAAAGACAACATATTTTTCACCTGCAGCTAAAACAACAGGGAAATTTTTTAATGTATCATTAACTGATGTACTGTTTCCGGGTGCAACTCCAATATTTAATGTGACTCCGGCAGGCAAATCTATAAACGGAGTAGCAGCCCTGAATGCAAAATTATCCAATGCGAGAGTACCATTGATGTAAACATCAACTGAACCAGCCAAAACATCTGCTGAATTATGGATTACCTGAACTCTTGCTGTTGAACTTGAAGAAATTACTTGTAAATAATCTAATCCAAAATAATCTGAATAACTTCCACTTGGTCCGCCGTTGGTGTGGTAGTATTGTATCGCAAATCTCACCGTTCCTGAGTGTTGAAAAGTCCCAGTCCATCTTGCCCAACCTGTATTACTTACTTTGTATCGTCCCCAAGTAATATCAAAATCTCCAGGGGTTGTGCCTGCCGTAGTGGAGTATCTTACAAATATTGAATCATCAAAGGTTGTGTTGTCTGGTGAGCGATGCCAGAAACTTAATGTATCTCCTGCATTAACAGTTATCGGTGGAGAAATAAGCCATTGATTGATTAAAAATCCGTTAGCTCCGTTAAAATTCTGACCAACATAACCATTTGTAGGGCCTTCATAAGCGCTAAATACGGTAGGATTTCCCTGGAACCAGGAAGTTGTTCCGCCCCCATCAACATTTAATGTAATCCAACCACGGGAATTAAGACCTGTTTCAGTATTATCACCATTAAAATCATCCTGAAATATTACAGTACTTTCAGTTTGATCAATTTTTATAGGTTCTCCTTTGGATGTTCCTGAAGTTTTAGAGCTGTAAAGAACATCTGTCTGAGCAACCGAAATGAAAGGAAACAGGAATGAGACAAAAAGAGCAATTAGTTTTTTCATAGTGACTCCTTTGATTAGTTTATGGATGATAGTATAAGAACCGAAGTATTTTTTTTATAGTTCCAGAAAAAAGAGGGAAATTTTAGTGACCTATTAAATCTGAGATGTTATGAGTTTAATCTTAAGAAAATCTTACTTTGTTTGATATTTCGTCAATATCATCTGGTAAAATAGGAAAGTGTTTTGAAAGGATATCGGACAAAGAGTTTATACAATCAA contains:
- a CDS encoding T9SS-dependent choice-of-anchor J family protein; its protein translation is MKKLIALFVSFLFPFISVAQTDVLYSSKTSGTSKGEPIKIDQTESTVIFQDDFNGDNTETGLNSRGWITLNVDGGGTTSWFQGNPTVFSAYEGPTNGYVGQNFNGANGFLINQWLISPPITVNAGDTLSFWHRSPDNTTFDDSIFVRYSTTAGTTPGDFDITWGRYKVSNTGWARWTGTFQHSGTVRFAIQYYHTNGGPSGSYSDYFGLDYLQVISSSSTARVQVIHNSADVLAGSVDVYINGTLALDNFAFRAATPFIDLPAGVTLNIGVAPGNSTSVNDTLKNFPVVLAAGEKYVVFANGVLNPGSYLPNPDGRSTAFTLFVKPQARETAVGSGVDIFVLHGSTDAPTVDVKAREAGNLVLVNDAAYGDITPYFTVPAGDYTLDLYLADGTTLVGSFIAPLSGLNGSSLAVFASGFLSPSGNQNGAPFGLFAALANGTVVQLVPGVVPVELSSFTASVNGTSVSLNWTTVTETNNRGFEVQRKASEGDFVTVGFVNGRGTTTEIQNYSFTDSDLPIGNYAYRLKQVDFDGTFEYSKVVEVSVIAPKEFSLEQNFPNPFNPSTQITFNLKTDSDVSLKVFNLLGQEIATLVNGRLSAGNQQIEFRADNLSSGVYFYRIDATGIDGTNFSSTKKMILSR